Proteins encoded within one genomic window of Urocitellus parryii isolate mUroPar1 chromosome 16, mUroPar1.hap1, whole genome shotgun sequence:
- the Iqsec1 gene encoding IQ motif and SEC7 domain-containing protein 1 isoform X4: protein MWCLHCSSERTQSLLELELDSGVEGEAPSSEPGTSLDSPSAYHQGPLVPGASLSPEQCELTPGAYGLHAGPQRPRRPRLQHSTSILRKQAEEDAIKRSRSLSESYELSSDLQDKQVEMLERKYGGRLVTRHAARTIQTAFRQYQMNKNFERLRSSMSESRMSRRIVLSNMRMQFSFEGPEKLHSSYFEGKQVSVTNDGTPLGTLVPAECAELGEPPAALPPAAPAGDFADAITELEDAFSRQVKSLAESIDDALNCRSLHAEEAPVAEVARARDSEPPPALHGLDPHKLDEMTASYSDVTLYIDEEELSPPLPLSQAGDRPSSAESDSRLRAGGAATDYWALATPEERADADAGGTASLERPEPRLRAGRLPLLTIEPPSDSSADLSDRSERGSLQRSGAYERGRVGPQGSPKRMAHGVKGTRDEPEPRARPPRPLEGHLAINGSANRQSKSESDYSDGDNDSINSTSNSNDTIHCSSESSSRDSLREQALSKPTYHKEARHSWDSPAFSHDVVRKRHYRIGLNLFNKKPEKGVQYLIERGFVPDTPVGVAHFLLQRKGLSRQMIGEFLGNRQKQFNRDVLDCVVDEMDFSAMELDEALRKFQAHIRVQGEAQKVERLIEAFSQRYCICNPGVVRQFRNPDTIFILAFAIILLNTDMYSPNVKPERKMKLEDFVKNLRGVDDGEDIPREMLIGIYERIRKRELKTNEDHVSQVQKVEKLIVGKKPIGSLQHGLGCVLSLPHRRLVCYCRLFEVPDPSKPQKLGLHQREIFLFNDLLVVTKIFQKKKNSVTYSFRQSFSLCGLQVLLFENQYYPNGIRLTSAVPGADIKVLINFNAPNPQDRKKFTDDLRESVAEVQEMEKHRIESELEKQKGVVRPSMSQCSSLKKEPGNGALGRACLDDSYAGGEGLKRSALSSSLRDLSEAGKRGRRSSAGSLESNLEGSVISSPHLRRRPPAREGPPRAPAPASLLGSLFGSRRGKPPPPGPGGPAPAPPEGHHAQHCHLPPNPPPYHHHHHFHPPAHLPHAHAFHLGAHAGHAPYAAHAHGHPPLPAGHAHAGHAHPGHHHGQPPAPPPPGGGKAKASGISTVV from the exons CGTCGAGGGCGAGGCCCCCAGCAGTGAGCCAGGCACGTCCCTGGACAGCCCGTCGGCCTACCACCAGGGCCCACTAGTGCCCGGGGCCAGCCTCAGCCCGGAGCAGTGCGAGCTCACGCCCGGCGCCTATGGGCTGCACGCGGGGCCGCAGCGCCCACGGAGACCCCGGCTGCAGCACTCCACGTCCATCCTGCGCAAGCAGGCCGAGGAGGACGCCATCAAGCGCTCGCGGTCACTCTCCGAGAGCTATGAGCTGTCCTCAGACCTGCAGGACAAGCAG GTGGAGATGCTGGAGCGCAAGTATGGGGGGCGCCTGGTGACCCGCCATGCGGCGCGCACCATCCAGACGGCCTTCCGCCAGTACCAGATGAACAAGAACTTCGAGCGCCTGCGCAGCTCCATGTCCGAGAGCCGCATGTCGCGCCGCATCGTGCTGTCCAACATGAGGATGCAGTTCTCCTTCGAGGGTCCCGAGAAGCTGCACAGCTCCTACTTCGAGGGCAAGCAGGTCTCGGTGACCAACGACGGCACCCCGCTGGGGACCCTGGTGCCCGCCGAGTGCGCGGAGCTGGGGGAGCCGCCCGCCGCGCTGCCGCCCGCGGCCCCCGCCGGCGACTTCGCGGATGCCATCACGGAGCTGGAGGACGCCTTTTCCCGGCAGGTGAAGTCGCTGGCTGAGTCCATCGACGACGCCCTCAATTGTCGCAGCCTGCACGCCGAGGAGGCGCCCGTGGCCGAGGTGGCCCGCGCCCGCGACAGCGAGCCGCCCCCGGCCTTGCACGGCCTGGACCCCCATAAACTGGACGAGATGACAGCCTCCTACAGCGACGTCACGCTGTACATCGACGAGGAGGAGCTGTCGCCGCCCCTGCCACTGTCGCAGGCCGGGGACCGACCGTCCAGCGCCGAGTCGGACTCGCGGCTCCGGGCGGGTGGCGCGGCCACGGACTATTGGGCGCTGGCGACGCCCGAGGAGCGCGCGGACGCGGATGCGGGTGGCACGGCGTCCCTGGAGCGGCCCGAGCCGCGGCTGCGCGCCGGGCGCCTGCCCCTGCTGACCATCGAGCCGCCCAGCGACAGCTCGGCCGACCTCAGCGACCGCTCGGAGCGAGGCTCGCTGCAGAGGTCGGGCGCCTACGAGCGCGGCCGGGTCGGGCCGCAGGGCAGCCCCAAGCGCATGGCGCACGGCGTCAAGGGGACCCGCGATGAGCCAGAGCCCCGGGCCCGGCCGCCGCGGCCCTTGGAGGGCCACCTGGCCATCAACGGCTCTGCCAACCGGCAGAGCAAGTCGGAGTCGGACTACTCGGACGGCGACAACGACAGCATCAACAGCACGTCCAACTCCAACGACACCATCCACTGCAGCTCCGAGTCGTCGTCGCGCGACAGCCTGCGGGAGCAGGCTCTGAGCAAGCCCACCTACCACAAGGAGGCGCGCCACAGCTGGGACTCGCCCGCCTTCAGCCACGACGTGGTGCGCAAGAGGCACTACCGCATCGGCCTCAACCTCTTCAACAA GAAGCCTGAGAAGGGCGTGCAGTACCTCATCGAACGCGGCTTCGTCCCCGACACCCCCGTGGGTGTGGCCCACTTCCTGCTGCAGCGCAAGGGTCTCAGCCGCCAGATGATCGGGGAGTTCCTGGGCAACCGGCAGAAGCAGTTCAACCGCGACGTGCTCGA CTGCGTGGTGGACGAGATGGACTTCTCTGCCATGGAGCTGGACGAGGCCCTCAGAAAGTTCCAGGCCCACATCCGGGTCCAGGGCGAGGCCCAGAAGGTGGAGCGGCTCATCGAGGCCTTCAG CCAGCGGTACTGCATCTGCAACCCCGGGGTGGTGCGCCAGTTCCGGAACCCGGATACCATCTTCATCCTGGCCTTTGCCATCATCCTGCTCAACACGGACATGTACAGCCCCAACGTCAAGCCCGAGCGCAAGATGAAGCTGGAGGACTTCGTCAAGAACCTGCGAG GGGTGGACGACGGCGAGGACATCCCCCGGGAGATGCTGATCGGCATCTACGAGCGCATCCGGAAGCGGGAGCTCAAGACCAACGAGGACCACGTGTCCCAGGTGCAGAAGGTGGAGAAGCTCATCGTGGGCAAGAAGCCG ATCGGATCCCTGCAGCACGGGCTGGGCTGT GTGCTGTCCCTGCCCCACCGGCGGCTGGTGTGCTACTGCAGGCTCTTTGAGGTCCCCGACCCCAGCAAGCCACAGAAGCTGGGCCTGCACCAGAGGGAGATCTTCCTGTTCAACGACCTGCTGGTG GTCACCAAGAtctttcaaaagaagaagaactCGGTGACGTACAGCTTCCGACAGTCCTTCTCCCTGTGCGGCCTGCAGGTCCTGCTCTTCGAGAACCAGT ACTACCCCAATGGCATCCGGCTCACGTCGGCCGTCCCCGGGGCGGACATCAAAGTGCTTATCAACTTCAACGCGCCCAACCCCCAGGACCGGAAGAAGTTCACCGATGACCTGCGGGAGTCGGTGGCCGAGGTGCAGGAGATGGAGAAGCACCGCATCGAAT CGGAGCTGGAGAAGCAGAAGGGTGTCGTGCGGCCCAGCATGTCCCAGTGCTCCAGCCTCAAGAAGGAGCCGGGCAACGGGGCGCTAGGCAGGGCCTGCCTGGACGACAGCTACGCGGGCGGGGAGGGCCTCAAGCGCAGCGCCCTCAGCAGCTCCCTGCGCGACCTCTCGGAAGCGG GGAAGCGAGGGCGCCGCAGCAGTGCAGGATCGCTAGAGAGCAATCTGGAA GGGTCCGTCATTAGCAGCCCGCACCTGCGCCGGAGACCGCCCGCCCGCGAGGGCCCGCCGCGCGCGCCCGCGCCCGCCTCGCTGCTGGGCTCGCTGTTCGGCAGCCGCCGCGGGAAGCCCCCGCCCCCCGGCCCCGGCGGCCCGGCCCCGGCGCCCCCCGAGGGCCACCACGCGCAGCACTGCCACCTGCCGCCCAACCCGCcgccctaccaccaccaccaccacttccaCCCGCCCGCGCACCTGCCGCACGCGCACGCCTTCCACCTGGGCGCGCACGCCGGCCACGCCCCCTACGCGGCGCATGCGCACGGCCACCCGCCGCTGCCCGCCGGCCACGCGCACGCCGGCCACGCCCACCCGGGCCACCACCACGGCCAGCCGCCCGCCCCGCCGCCGCCCGGAGGCGGCAAGGCCAAGGCCAGCGGCATCAGCACGGTCGTGTAG
- the Iqsec1 gene encoding IQ motif and SEC7 domain-containing protein 1 isoform X3 — protein MKGGGSAVWNLMWKFCISVRTLSVEGEAPSSEPGTSLDSPSAYHQGPLVPGASLSPEQCELTPGAYGLHAGPQRPRRPRLQHSTSILRKQAEEDAIKRSRSLSESYELSSDLQDKQVEMLERKYGGRLVTRHAARTIQTAFRQYQMNKNFERLRSSMSESRMSRRIVLSNMRMQFSFEGPEKLHSSYFEGKQVSVTNDGTPLGTLVPAECAELGEPPAALPPAAPAGDFADAITELEDAFSRQVKSLAESIDDALNCRSLHAEEAPVAEVARARDSEPPPALHGLDPHKLDEMTASYSDVTLYIDEEELSPPLPLSQAGDRPSSAESDSRLRAGGAATDYWALATPEERADADAGGTASLERPEPRLRAGRLPLLTIEPPSDSSADLSDRSERGSLQRSGAYERGRVGPQGSPKRMAHGVKGTRDEPEPRARPPRPLEGHLAINGSANRQSKSESDYSDGDNDSINSTSNSNDTIHCSSESSSRDSLREQALSKPTYHKEARHSWDSPAFSHDVVRKRHYRIGLNLFNKKPEKGVQYLIERGFVPDTPVGVAHFLLQRKGLSRQMIGEFLGNRQKQFNRDVLDCVVDEMDFSAMELDEALRKFQAHIRVQGEAQKVERLIEAFSQRYCICNPGVVRQFRNPDTIFILAFAIILLNTDMYSPNVKPERKMKLEDFVKNLRGVDDGEDIPREMLIGIYERIRKRELKTNEDHVSQVQKVEKLIVGKKPIGSLQHGLGCVLSLPHRRLVCYCRLFEVPDPSKPQKLGLHQREIFLFNDLLVVTKIFQKKKNSVTYSFRQSFSLCGLQVLLFENQYYPNGIRLTSAVPGADIKVLINFNAPNPQDRKKFTDDLRESVAEVQEMEKHRIESELEKQKGVVRPSMSQCSSLKKEPGNGALGRACLDDSYAGGEGLKRSALSSSLRDLSEAGKRGRRSSAGSLESNLEGSVISSPHLRRRPPAREGPPRAPAPASLLGSLFGSRRGKPPPPGPGGPAPAPPEGHHAQHCHLPPNPPPYHHHHHFHPPAHLPHAHAFHLGAHAGHAPYAAHAHGHPPLPAGHAHAGHAHPGHHHGQPPAPPPPGGGKAKASGISTVV, from the exons CGTCGAGGGCGAGGCCCCCAGCAGTGAGCCAGGCACGTCCCTGGACAGCCCGTCGGCCTACCACCAGGGCCCACTAGTGCCCGGGGCCAGCCTCAGCCCGGAGCAGTGCGAGCTCACGCCCGGCGCCTATGGGCTGCACGCGGGGCCGCAGCGCCCACGGAGACCCCGGCTGCAGCACTCCACGTCCATCCTGCGCAAGCAGGCCGAGGAGGACGCCATCAAGCGCTCGCGGTCACTCTCCGAGAGCTATGAGCTGTCCTCAGACCTGCAGGACAAGCAG GTGGAGATGCTGGAGCGCAAGTATGGGGGGCGCCTGGTGACCCGCCATGCGGCGCGCACCATCCAGACGGCCTTCCGCCAGTACCAGATGAACAAGAACTTCGAGCGCCTGCGCAGCTCCATGTCCGAGAGCCGCATGTCGCGCCGCATCGTGCTGTCCAACATGAGGATGCAGTTCTCCTTCGAGGGTCCCGAGAAGCTGCACAGCTCCTACTTCGAGGGCAAGCAGGTCTCGGTGACCAACGACGGCACCCCGCTGGGGACCCTGGTGCCCGCCGAGTGCGCGGAGCTGGGGGAGCCGCCCGCCGCGCTGCCGCCCGCGGCCCCCGCCGGCGACTTCGCGGATGCCATCACGGAGCTGGAGGACGCCTTTTCCCGGCAGGTGAAGTCGCTGGCTGAGTCCATCGACGACGCCCTCAATTGTCGCAGCCTGCACGCCGAGGAGGCGCCCGTGGCCGAGGTGGCCCGCGCCCGCGACAGCGAGCCGCCCCCGGCCTTGCACGGCCTGGACCCCCATAAACTGGACGAGATGACAGCCTCCTACAGCGACGTCACGCTGTACATCGACGAGGAGGAGCTGTCGCCGCCCCTGCCACTGTCGCAGGCCGGGGACCGACCGTCCAGCGCCGAGTCGGACTCGCGGCTCCGGGCGGGTGGCGCGGCCACGGACTATTGGGCGCTGGCGACGCCCGAGGAGCGCGCGGACGCGGATGCGGGTGGCACGGCGTCCCTGGAGCGGCCCGAGCCGCGGCTGCGCGCCGGGCGCCTGCCCCTGCTGACCATCGAGCCGCCCAGCGACAGCTCGGCCGACCTCAGCGACCGCTCGGAGCGAGGCTCGCTGCAGAGGTCGGGCGCCTACGAGCGCGGCCGGGTCGGGCCGCAGGGCAGCCCCAAGCGCATGGCGCACGGCGTCAAGGGGACCCGCGATGAGCCAGAGCCCCGGGCCCGGCCGCCGCGGCCCTTGGAGGGCCACCTGGCCATCAACGGCTCTGCCAACCGGCAGAGCAAGTCGGAGTCGGACTACTCGGACGGCGACAACGACAGCATCAACAGCACGTCCAACTCCAACGACACCATCCACTGCAGCTCCGAGTCGTCGTCGCGCGACAGCCTGCGGGAGCAGGCTCTGAGCAAGCCCACCTACCACAAGGAGGCGCGCCACAGCTGGGACTCGCCCGCCTTCAGCCACGACGTGGTGCGCAAGAGGCACTACCGCATCGGCCTCAACCTCTTCAACAA GAAGCCTGAGAAGGGCGTGCAGTACCTCATCGAACGCGGCTTCGTCCCCGACACCCCCGTGGGTGTGGCCCACTTCCTGCTGCAGCGCAAGGGTCTCAGCCGCCAGATGATCGGGGAGTTCCTGGGCAACCGGCAGAAGCAGTTCAACCGCGACGTGCTCGA CTGCGTGGTGGACGAGATGGACTTCTCTGCCATGGAGCTGGACGAGGCCCTCAGAAAGTTCCAGGCCCACATCCGGGTCCAGGGCGAGGCCCAGAAGGTGGAGCGGCTCATCGAGGCCTTCAG CCAGCGGTACTGCATCTGCAACCCCGGGGTGGTGCGCCAGTTCCGGAACCCGGATACCATCTTCATCCTGGCCTTTGCCATCATCCTGCTCAACACGGACATGTACAGCCCCAACGTCAAGCCCGAGCGCAAGATGAAGCTGGAGGACTTCGTCAAGAACCTGCGAG GGGTGGACGACGGCGAGGACATCCCCCGGGAGATGCTGATCGGCATCTACGAGCGCATCCGGAAGCGGGAGCTCAAGACCAACGAGGACCACGTGTCCCAGGTGCAGAAGGTGGAGAAGCTCATCGTGGGCAAGAAGCCG ATCGGATCCCTGCAGCACGGGCTGGGCTGT GTGCTGTCCCTGCCCCACCGGCGGCTGGTGTGCTACTGCAGGCTCTTTGAGGTCCCCGACCCCAGCAAGCCACAGAAGCTGGGCCTGCACCAGAGGGAGATCTTCCTGTTCAACGACCTGCTGGTG GTCACCAAGAtctttcaaaagaagaagaactCGGTGACGTACAGCTTCCGACAGTCCTTCTCCCTGTGCGGCCTGCAGGTCCTGCTCTTCGAGAACCAGT ACTACCCCAATGGCATCCGGCTCACGTCGGCCGTCCCCGGGGCGGACATCAAAGTGCTTATCAACTTCAACGCGCCCAACCCCCAGGACCGGAAGAAGTTCACCGATGACCTGCGGGAGTCGGTGGCCGAGGTGCAGGAGATGGAGAAGCACCGCATCGAAT CGGAGCTGGAGAAGCAGAAGGGTGTCGTGCGGCCCAGCATGTCCCAGTGCTCCAGCCTCAAGAAGGAGCCGGGCAACGGGGCGCTAGGCAGGGCCTGCCTGGACGACAGCTACGCGGGCGGGGAGGGCCTCAAGCGCAGCGCCCTCAGCAGCTCCCTGCGCGACCTCTCGGAAGCGG GGAAGCGAGGGCGCCGCAGCAGTGCAGGATCGCTAGAGAGCAATCTGGAA GGGTCCGTCATTAGCAGCCCGCACCTGCGCCGGAGACCGCCCGCCCGCGAGGGCCCGCCGCGCGCGCCCGCGCCCGCCTCGCTGCTGGGCTCGCTGTTCGGCAGCCGCCGCGGGAAGCCCCCGCCCCCCGGCCCCGGCGGCCCGGCCCCGGCGCCCCCCGAGGGCCACCACGCGCAGCACTGCCACCTGCCGCCCAACCCGCcgccctaccaccaccaccaccacttccaCCCGCCCGCGCACCTGCCGCACGCGCACGCCTTCCACCTGGGCGCGCACGCCGGCCACGCCCCCTACGCGGCGCATGCGCACGGCCACCCGCCGCTGCCCGCCGGCCACGCGCACGCCGGCCACGCCCACCCGGGCCACCACCACGGCCAGCCGCCCGCCCCGCCGCCGCCCGGAGGCGGCAAGGCCAAGGCCAGCGGCATCAGCACGGTCGTGTAG
- the Iqsec1 gene encoding IQ motif and SEC7 domain-containing protein 1 isoform X5, whose product MAGAAPPGRAAASLRELTRIVAAQQELLARRRRRIEELERQVARLSRENAGLLERHRRHLAACALPELGGRRDKSEEDSSRSVSVEGEAPSSEPGTSLDSPSAYHQGPLVPGASLSPEQCELTPGAYGLHAGPQRPRRPRLQHSTSILRKQAEEDAIKRSRSLSESYELSSDLQDKQVEMLERKYGGRLVTRHAARTIQTAFRQYQMNKNFERLRSSMSESRMSRRIVLSNMRMQFSFEGPEKLHSSYFEGKQVSVTNDGTPLGTLVPAECAELGEPPAALPPAAPAGDFADAITELEDAFSRQVKSLAESIDDALNCRSLHAEEAPVAEVARARDSEPPPALHGLDPHKLDEMTASYSDVTLYIDEEELSPPLPLSQAGDRPSSAESDSRLRAGGAATDYWALATPEERADADAGGTASLERPEPRLRAGRLPLLTIEPPSDSSADLSDRSERGSLQRSGAYERGRVGPQGSPKRMAHGVKGTRDEPEPRARPPRPLEGHLAINGSANRQSKSESDYSDGDNDSINSTSNSNDTIHCSSESSSRDSLREQALSKPTYHKEARHSWDSPAFSHDVVRKRHYRIGLNLFNKKPEKGVQYLIERGFVPDTPVGVAHFLLQRKGLSRQMIGEFLGNRQKQFNRDVLDCVVDEMDFSAMELDEALRKFQAHIRVQGEAQKVERLIEAFSQRYCICNPGVVRQFRNPDTIFILAFAIILLNTDMYSPNVKPERKMKLEDFVKNLRGVDDGEDIPREMLIGIYERIRKRELKTNEDHVSQVQKVEKLIVGKKPIGSLQHGLGCVLSLPHRRLVCYCRLFEVPDPSKPQKLGLHQREIFLFNDLLVVTKIFQKKKNSVTYSFRQSFSLCGLQVLLFENQYYPNGIRLTSAVPGADIKVLINFNAPNPQDRKKFTDDLRESVAEVQEMEKHRIESELEKQKGVVRPSMSQCSSLKKEPGNGALGRACLDDSYAGGEGLKRSALSSSLRDLSEAGVRH is encoded by the exons CGTCGAGGGCGAGGCCCCCAGCAGTGAGCCAGGCACGTCCCTGGACAGCCCGTCGGCCTACCACCAGGGCCCACTAGTGCCCGGGGCCAGCCTCAGCCCGGAGCAGTGCGAGCTCACGCCCGGCGCCTATGGGCTGCACGCGGGGCCGCAGCGCCCACGGAGACCCCGGCTGCAGCACTCCACGTCCATCCTGCGCAAGCAGGCCGAGGAGGACGCCATCAAGCGCTCGCGGTCACTCTCCGAGAGCTATGAGCTGTCCTCAGACCTGCAGGACAAGCAG GTGGAGATGCTGGAGCGCAAGTATGGGGGGCGCCTGGTGACCCGCCATGCGGCGCGCACCATCCAGACGGCCTTCCGCCAGTACCAGATGAACAAGAACTTCGAGCGCCTGCGCAGCTCCATGTCCGAGAGCCGCATGTCGCGCCGCATCGTGCTGTCCAACATGAGGATGCAGTTCTCCTTCGAGGGTCCCGAGAAGCTGCACAGCTCCTACTTCGAGGGCAAGCAGGTCTCGGTGACCAACGACGGCACCCCGCTGGGGACCCTGGTGCCCGCCGAGTGCGCGGAGCTGGGGGAGCCGCCCGCCGCGCTGCCGCCCGCGGCCCCCGCCGGCGACTTCGCGGATGCCATCACGGAGCTGGAGGACGCCTTTTCCCGGCAGGTGAAGTCGCTGGCTGAGTCCATCGACGACGCCCTCAATTGTCGCAGCCTGCACGCCGAGGAGGCGCCCGTGGCCGAGGTGGCCCGCGCCCGCGACAGCGAGCCGCCCCCGGCCTTGCACGGCCTGGACCCCCATAAACTGGACGAGATGACAGCCTCCTACAGCGACGTCACGCTGTACATCGACGAGGAGGAGCTGTCGCCGCCCCTGCCACTGTCGCAGGCCGGGGACCGACCGTCCAGCGCCGAGTCGGACTCGCGGCTCCGGGCGGGTGGCGCGGCCACGGACTATTGGGCGCTGGCGACGCCCGAGGAGCGCGCGGACGCGGATGCGGGTGGCACGGCGTCCCTGGAGCGGCCCGAGCCGCGGCTGCGCGCCGGGCGCCTGCCCCTGCTGACCATCGAGCCGCCCAGCGACAGCTCGGCCGACCTCAGCGACCGCTCGGAGCGAGGCTCGCTGCAGAGGTCGGGCGCCTACGAGCGCGGCCGGGTCGGGCCGCAGGGCAGCCCCAAGCGCATGGCGCACGGCGTCAAGGGGACCCGCGATGAGCCAGAGCCCCGGGCCCGGCCGCCGCGGCCCTTGGAGGGCCACCTGGCCATCAACGGCTCTGCCAACCGGCAGAGCAAGTCGGAGTCGGACTACTCGGACGGCGACAACGACAGCATCAACAGCACGTCCAACTCCAACGACACCATCCACTGCAGCTCCGAGTCGTCGTCGCGCGACAGCCTGCGGGAGCAGGCTCTGAGCAAGCCCACCTACCACAAGGAGGCGCGCCACAGCTGGGACTCGCCCGCCTTCAGCCACGACGTGGTGCGCAAGAGGCACTACCGCATCGGCCTCAACCTCTTCAACAA GAAGCCTGAGAAGGGCGTGCAGTACCTCATCGAACGCGGCTTCGTCCCCGACACCCCCGTGGGTGTGGCCCACTTCCTGCTGCAGCGCAAGGGTCTCAGCCGCCAGATGATCGGGGAGTTCCTGGGCAACCGGCAGAAGCAGTTCAACCGCGACGTGCTCGA CTGCGTGGTGGACGAGATGGACTTCTCTGCCATGGAGCTGGACGAGGCCCTCAGAAAGTTCCAGGCCCACATCCGGGTCCAGGGCGAGGCCCAGAAGGTGGAGCGGCTCATCGAGGCCTTCAG CCAGCGGTACTGCATCTGCAACCCCGGGGTGGTGCGCCAGTTCCGGAACCCGGATACCATCTTCATCCTGGCCTTTGCCATCATCCTGCTCAACACGGACATGTACAGCCCCAACGTCAAGCCCGAGCGCAAGATGAAGCTGGAGGACTTCGTCAAGAACCTGCGAG GGGTGGACGACGGCGAGGACATCCCCCGGGAGATGCTGATCGGCATCTACGAGCGCATCCGGAAGCGGGAGCTCAAGACCAACGAGGACCACGTGTCCCAGGTGCAGAAGGTGGAGAAGCTCATCGTGGGCAAGAAGCCG ATCGGATCCCTGCAGCACGGGCTGGGCTGT GTGCTGTCCCTGCCCCACCGGCGGCTGGTGTGCTACTGCAGGCTCTTTGAGGTCCCCGACCCCAGCAAGCCACAGAAGCTGGGCCTGCACCAGAGGGAGATCTTCCTGTTCAACGACCTGCTGGTG GTCACCAAGAtctttcaaaagaagaagaactCGGTGACGTACAGCTTCCGACAGTCCTTCTCCCTGTGCGGCCTGCAGGTCCTGCTCTTCGAGAACCAGT ACTACCCCAATGGCATCCGGCTCACGTCGGCCGTCCCCGGGGCGGACATCAAAGTGCTTATCAACTTCAACGCGCCCAACCCCCAGGACCGGAAGAAGTTCACCGATGACCTGCGGGAGTCGGTGGCCGAGGTGCAGGAGATGGAGAAGCACCGCATCGAAT CGGAGCTGGAGAAGCAGAAGGGTGTCGTGCGGCCCAGCATGTCCCAGTGCTCCAGCCTCAAGAAGGAGCCGGGCAACGGGGCGCTAGGCAGGGCCTGCCTGGACGACAGCTACGCGGGCGGGGAGGGCCTCAAGCGCAGCGCCCTCAGCAGCTCCCTGCGCGACCTCTCGGAAGCGG GGGTCCGTCATTAG